The sequence AACTGATCTACACCATCTCTGGTTAGATCATAGGCTCCCCAAAGTCCTTCTTCATTAACCAAAATTAAATTGGTATTAGGTTGATCAATACATTCAAAAAAATCGGAGGATTCATATACAAGATTAGCACCACGTTTATCAGTAGCATAAATGACTCTATTCATATAGTTTGTTTCAACTAAGGATAGTGAGTCGTTTTTCGATACAATTGTTATTTCAGAATAATTCCCACACGCGGAAGATACCTCTCCTAGCAAAGTCAGTGAGAAATTATTACTCCCGAATAACTGTAAGAATAGATACCAGGCAACAGGTATCAGAAATACTACGAAAATTAAGAATCTTTTGAGTCCCTTACTTTGCAATAGACCTAGCTAAGCGCATTTAAAATCGCCCCACCTTGATAAATCATAATGAAGATGAAGAATACAACGAACAGCATGGGAAGTACAATTGACATCCTAAGTGATTTTTTTTCATGGCCTAAGTGCATGAATTCCGCCACTATGTAATACGCTTTTACAATGGTCAAGGCGATAAAAACAACTATCCTGATCCATTTATGCTCGTGAGGCACGGTAAAAGCAATTCCAAATTCTATTGCAGTTATCAAGGCCAAGTACCACATCACCTTAAGAAAATTCTTAACCTTCGCCTTATCTACAGGCTTTACTTCAATTTGTGGAGTTTGTTGATCCATTTTACTTGATAATTATGCGATTATACTAAATAGAAGAATGTAAATACAAAGACCCATACCAAATCGACAAAGTGCCAGTATAGACCAACTTTTTCCACCATTTCATAATGTCCCCTCTTTTCAAAGATACCGACAGTCGCTTGATAGAATATGATAAAATTTATTAAGACTCCACTAAAAACGTGGAATCCATGAAATCCAGTAATAAAGAAGAATAGCGCAGCAAAGTTTGGAGGGCCATATTGATTAGAAGAGAGTCCTGCTCCTTGGAAAAAATTACCAACTTCATTCATGGACATATCAGCCCCATGGATAAAATGACTCCACTCCCATGCTTGACATCCGAGGAACGTAATACCACCAAGAAGCGTCCAAAGCATCCACTTCTCAACCGCTTTTCTATCCATACGCTCACCAGCTTCAACTGCCAAAACCATTGTAACAGAACTAATGATCAAAATAAATGTCATAATTCCTACAAACACCAAAGGCAACTCAACTCCATGTAAGAATGGAACTGCTTCAAAAACTTTTTCAGGTATTGGCCAGTATTCTTGGGAGAATTTAAAGTCGGCAACTGTACCGGCATAAGCTGGATGACTGAATCTTATTAAGCCATACGTGATTAGTAGAGCAGAAAAAGTGAAGGCATCAGATAACAAGAAGAACCACATCATCAACTTTCCATAACTGGATTTCATCGGTGATACTCCACCGCCCCAGATGTTCTTCTTTTCTTCGTCAACTATTACAGCCGTGTTAGCCATACTTTATCAGTTTTGTAGGTTAATTATTGAGAATCAAAAATAAGTATAAATACAACCAAAGTCCACCAAGAAAATGCCAGAATGTGGTACACATCTCTATTCGAACTAAACTCTTCGAATGAACTTGATATCTAAATGCTTTATTCAGAACAATCAATAGGAAAACAATCGCTCCGATTAGGTGTGCTATATGTAGTCCTGTAAATACATAAATGAAAGAACTTGCCGGGTTTCCAACAAAGTGAAACCCTCCCTCAACTAGCTGACCCCAAGCTTGAATTTGACCTACTATGAATACGATTGCTAATATCGCA is a genomic window of Marinobacter alexandrii containing:
- a CDS encoding cytochrome c oxidase subunit 3 — protein: MTGELEANKVRSMHPKKFAMWLFLVSVVMVFVSLSSAYIVKKSVGDWVYIDFPPLFKFTTGIIILSSVTMHLAYIFAKRDDINKIRIALTLTAILAIVFIVGQIQAWGQLVEGGFHFVGNPASSFIYVFTGLHIAHLIGAIVFLLIVLNKAFRYQVHSKSLVRIEMCTTFWHFLGGLWLYLYLFLILNN
- a CDS encoding cytochrome c oxidase subunit 3 — translated: MANTAVIVDEEKKNIWGGGVSPMKSSYGKLMMWFFLLSDAFTFSALLITYGLIRFSHPAYAGTVADFKFSQEYWPIPEKVFEAVPFLHGVELPLVFVGIMTFILIISSVTMVLAVEAGERMDRKAVEKWMLWTLLGGITFLGCQAWEWSHFIHGADMSMNEVGNFFQGAGLSSNQYGPPNFAALFFFITGFHGFHVFSGVLINFIIFYQATVGIFEKRGHYEMVEKVGLYWHFVDLVWVFVFTFFYLV
- a CDS encoding cytochrome C oxidase subunit IV family protein, with amino-acid sequence MDQQTPQIEVKPVDKAKVKNFLKVMWYLALITAIEFGIAFTVPHEHKWIRIVVFIALTIVKAYYIVAEFMHLGHEKKSLRMSIVLPMLFVVFFIFIMIYQGGAILNALS